A genomic region of Kribbella sp. NBC_00382 contains the following coding sequences:
- a CDS encoding YibE/F family protein encodes MLVLGLLLPLLGLTIVLLVVLRPGSEIKVDALQSAKAKGIVTAVVPCPLAPDECDRATVKVTDGVGEGTVVTARAVKHPLVPRVETGQRILLGVVEQADPADRYLYVDQDRGRPLLLLAGLFAVAVIALSRWRGVAALVALAVTAVVLTQFVLPAILSGSDPLLVAVVGGTAIMVLALYLTHGVSVHTSVALLGTIGALMLTAVLGEVFLRLARISGLSSDGASEVASYVPSVDLKGLLIAGLVIGALGVLDDVAITQTAVVWELAAAKPTATRRELFGAGLRVGRAHVAAVVNTLVLAYAGAALPMLMLFSISGVPESYVLSTERVAVEVVRALVGGLGIVAAVPITTALAAAVLEPVPPEAVDAGSRVEDREGSGVARADGEIGDATAVADRGTVAAANPGR; translated from the coding sequence ATGCTGGTGCTGGGCTTGTTGCTGCCACTGCTCGGCCTGACGATCGTCCTCCTGGTGGTACTGCGACCAGGCAGCGAGATCAAGGTCGACGCCCTGCAAAGCGCCAAGGCCAAGGGCATCGTGACCGCCGTCGTGCCCTGTCCGCTCGCCCCTGACGAGTGCGACCGAGCGACCGTCAAGGTGACCGACGGCGTCGGCGAGGGGACAGTCGTGACGGCGCGAGCGGTCAAGCATCCGCTGGTACCGCGCGTGGAGACCGGCCAGCGGATCCTCCTGGGCGTGGTCGAACAGGCCGACCCGGCAGATCGCTACCTGTACGTCGACCAGGACCGCGGCCGCCCACTCCTATTACTGGCCGGCCTGTTCGCGGTAGCAGTGATCGCCCTGTCCCGCTGGCGTGGAGTAGCGGCGCTAGTTGCGCTAGCAGTGACAGCCGTAGTGCTGACGCAGTTCGTGTTGCCCGCGATCCTTTCGGGCTCGGATCCCTTACTGGTGGCGGTTGTCGGCGGTACGGCGATCATGGTGCTGGCCCTCTATCTGACGCACGGCGTCAGCGTGCACACCTCGGTCGCCCTACTTGGCACCATCGGCGCATTGATGCTGACGGCTGTCTTAGGCGAGGTGTTCCTCCGCCTGGCCCGGATCAGCGGCCTCAGCTCGGACGGCGCCTCGGAGGTCGCGTCGTACGTACCGAGCGTGGATCTCAAGGGATTGCTGATCGCCGGCCTGGTGATCGGGGCGCTCGGCGTACTCGACGATGTCGCCATCACCCAGACGGCCGTCGTTTGGGAGCTGGCCGCTGCCAAACCCACGGCGACAAGGCGGGAGTTGTTCGGCGCCGGCCTGCGAGTCGGCCGGGCGCACGTGGCTGCCGTCGTCAATACGCTGGTACTTGCGTACGCCGGAGCCGCATTGCCGATGCTCATGCTGTTCAGCATCAGCGGCGTACCGGAGAGCTACGTGCTGTCGACCGAGCGGGTAGCGGTCGAGGTGGTGCGAGCGCTCGTCGGCGGTTTGGGGATCGTGGCCGCAGTACCGATCACGACCGCGTTGGCTGCCGCGGTGCTAGAACCAGTCCCACCCGAGGCTGTGGATGCCGGGAGCCGGGTCGAGGACCGCGAAGGCAGCGGTGTGGCTCGCGCCGACGGAGAGATCGGTGACGCTACCGCTGTCGCTG
- a CDS encoding TolB family protein → MSRSRIITGITLIAVFVAAGIGYLGWRVATTQQAAAQSGIQLGRSGTMLYVEPGSNRVRQIALGDGATTSIGTGPACQRVYASGGTMACLRATAVPMASEVDLIDSAGKVVKTLQLWGNPSRVRVSPSGHLAAWTVFRSGDSYMMAGAFSTTAGIYDLKTGTHYGSLEDFTASVDGKPYRSTDVNYWGVTFAADDLTFYATMASKGKTWLMRGNLQNRTLTALHENVECPSLSPDGTRIAYKFRDGKTWRLHVLTLATQHDVALAETSHVDDQPAWVNDKTIAYSKQDGGGPGVFVVPADGTGQPRKLVAGSSPAAW, encoded by the coding sequence ATGAGCCGCAGTCGAATCATCACTGGTATCACCTTGATTGCGGTGTTCGTTGCCGCGGGCATCGGCTACCTCGGCTGGCGGGTCGCGACGACACAGCAGGCAGCCGCCCAGAGCGGAATCCAGCTCGGCCGATCGGGAACGATGCTGTACGTCGAGCCCGGCAGCAACCGAGTCCGGCAGATCGCCCTCGGAGACGGCGCCACCACCTCGATCGGTACTGGGCCGGCTTGTCAGCGGGTCTATGCGAGTGGGGGGACGATGGCCTGCTTGCGGGCGACCGCGGTGCCGATGGCATCTGAGGTGGACCTCATCGACTCGGCGGGCAAGGTTGTGAAGACTCTGCAGTTGTGGGGGAATCCCAGCAGGGTAAGGGTTTCTCCGTCCGGCCACCTGGCAGCGTGGACGGTGTTCCGGTCGGGAGACAGCTACATGATGGCTGGTGCGTTCTCGACGACAGCAGGGATCTACGACCTCAAGACCGGAACACACTACGGATCCCTCGAGGACTTCACAGCCTCCGTCGACGGCAAGCCCTACCGATCGACCGATGTGAACTACTGGGGCGTCACCTTCGCCGCCGACGACCTGACTTTCTACGCGACGATGGCGTCGAAGGGCAAGACCTGGCTGATGCGCGGCAACCTACAGAACCGCACCCTAACGGCGCTCCACGAGAACGTCGAATGCCCCTCGCTGTCCCCAGACGGCACCCGGATCGCCTACAAGTTCCGCGACGGCAAGACCTGGCGATTGCATGTCCTCACCCTGGCCACCCAGCACGACGTCGCCCTGGCGGAGACGAGTCACGTCGACGACCAGCCGGCCTGGGTCAACGACAAGACAATTGCCTACAGCAAGCAAGATGGTGGGGGGCCAGGTGTTTTCGTAGTACCGGCTGATGGGACGGGCCAGCCGCGGAAGCTTGTCGCGGGATCATCCCCGGCGGCCTGGTAG